A genomic region of Bacteroidota bacterium contains the following coding sequences:
- a CDS encoding sugar ABC transporter permease translates to MKNTFKSKKILVKIATHITLIIFAIITVYPVSQVITISLRPADRLLSTSLEIIPDNATLNAYIDLFTNRPFLLWTANSAFVALVVTLTGVVFASMAGYAFSRFKFIGKKIGLLSLLVTQMFPATMLLLPLYIMLIYLGLINTYLGIIIIYTATALPFCVWTMKGYYDTIPFSLEEAAKIDGCNQFQAFYKIIIPLASPALVITGLFSFMTAWSEYIVAAQVLQDAQLWTLPLGLKSFEANMTTEWGLYGAASFIVMIPVVVLFLVLSRWLVSGLTLGSVKG, encoded by the coding sequence ATGAAAAACACATTCAAATCAAAAAAAATTTTAGTTAAAATTGCAACTCACATAACGCTGATTATTTTTGCTATCATTACTGTATATCCTGTATCGCAGGTTATAACAATTTCGCTGCGTCCTGCCGACCGATTGCTTTCAACTTCATTGGAAATAATACCCGACAACGCAACACTGAATGCTTACATCGATCTTTTCACGAACCGTCCTTTTTTACTCTGGACTGCTAACAGTGCTTTTGTTGCGTTGGTTGTAACTTTAACCGGTGTTGTGTTTGCATCAATGGCGGGTTATGCTTTTTCCCGTTTCAAATTCATCGGTAAAAAAATCGGCTTGCTAAGTTTGCTTGTTACTCAAATGTTCCCCGCTACTATGTTACTCCTTCCTCTTTACATAATGTTAATCTATTTGGGATTAATAAATACATATTTAGGGATCATAATTATTTACACTGCAACCGCCCTCCCTTTTTGCGTTTGGACTATGAAAGGTTACTACGATACAATTCCGTTCAGTCTGGAAGAAGCTGCAAAGATTGACGGTTGCAATCAGTTTCAGGCGTTTTACAAAATCATTATTCCGCTTGCCTCTCCGGCGCTTGTAATTACCGGACTTTTTTCGTTTATGACTGCTTGGTCGGAATATATTGTTGCCGCACAAGTTTTGCAGGATGCCCAACTATGGACTCTTCCTCTCGGACTTAAATCATTCGAGGCGAATATGACTACCGAGTGGGGTTTGTATGGAGCTGCTTCGTTTATTGTGATGATACCGGTAGTTGTCTTGTTCCTTGTTCTCAGTCGTTGGCTGGTTTCAGGTTTAACACTTGGGAGCGTAAAGGGCTAA
- a CDS encoding PLP-dependent cysteine synthase family protein has product MTNRDPFQSFNNIVGNTPLLAIHYKFRGRRRIIYSKAEHMNLTGSIKDRMALHILRKAYAAGRIKPGDKISEATSGNTGIAFSAIGRALGHQVVIYMPDWMSQERINLIQSLGATIRLVKPEEGGFLGSIRMTEELANQEQDVFLPCQFSNSANVEAHEQTTGPEIWWQLQFHNKTPDAFIAGVGTGGTIMGVGHFLRTRNPNIKLYPLEPAESPTMSTGHKVGKHRIQGISDEFIPAIVQLDKLDKVVAVNDGDSILMAQKLAAKLGLAVGISSGANFIGAIQIQNELGDDAVVVTVFADDNKKYLSTDLMKDEPIKTSYITPEIELLSYDAYKRVCQTCCDIDECKQHAPI; this is encoded by the coding sequence ATGACAAATAGAGATCCTTTCCAAAGCTTTAATAATATTGTAGGTAACACGCCTCTTTTAGCTATTCATTACAAATTTAGAGGAAGACGCAGAATTATTTATTCAAAAGCCGAGCACATGAATCTTACCGGAAGCATCAAGGATCGAATGGCTCTGCATATTCTGAGGAAGGCGTATGCAGCAGGACGAATAAAACCTGGTGATAAAATTTCAGAAGCAACGAGTGGAAATACCGGAATTGCTTTTTCTGCAATCGGGCGAGCATTAGGTCACCAAGTTGTTATTTATATGCCCGATTGGATGAGTCAAGAACGGATTAACCTAATTCAAAGTCTTGGTGCCACGATTCGTCTTGTTAAACCAGAAGAAGGGGGGTTCCTTGGAAGTATCAGGATGACAGAAGAGTTAGCGAACCAGGAACAGGATGTATTTCTTCCTTGCCAATTTTCTAATTCAGCTAATGTTGAGGCTCACGAGCAAACGACGGGTCCTGAAATCTGGTGGCAACTGCAGTTTCATAATAAAACTCCCGATGCGTTTATTGCGGGTGTAGGAACAGGAGGTACGATTATGGGTGTCGGACATTTTCTTCGCACTCGAAATCCAAATATTAAACTTTATCCGCTCGAACCTGCTGAGTCGCCGACAATGTCAACCGGACACAAGGTTGGTAAGCACAGAATTCAAGGAATTTCAGATGAATTTATTCCCGCTATCGTACAGCTTGATAAACTTGATAAAGTTGTTGCGGTTAACGATGGCGACTCAATTCTGATGGCACAGAAACTAGCTGCGAAATTAGGTTTAGCTGTGGGTATTTCGTCGGGGGCAAATTTTATTGGAGCAATTCAAATCCAAAATGAATTGGGTGACGACGCTGTTGTAGTTACTGTATTTGCGGATGATAATAAAAAATATCTCAGCACCGATTTAATGAAAGACGAACCCATTAAAACCAGTTACATAACTCCTGAAATCGAGTTACTCTCGTACGATGCATATAAACGAGTATGCCAGACTTGCTGCGACATTGATGAGTGCAAGCAACATGCGCCAATTTAA
- a CDS encoding extracellular solute-binding protein yields the protein MRLLKNILFHLIFIGTTVLIYSCSDADQRHKILIWHQMRVDEREILESQLERFRKENPDLRVEQLYKETEELRSGFIIAAIAGQGPDLVYGPSDQVGPFQVMDIILPLDTLFEREWLDKFNPKALTHYKGGLYQIADKLGNHLTLVYNKALVTLPPKTDVELIDLAKKIMVFDKTGKPERYGLVWNYTEPFFFVPFLSGFGGWVMDENGNPTLNTQANIDALNFIKDLRDKHKIIPNEADYNIADLLFKDGKAGMIINGDWSWASYAKAGINIGISPLPKITKTGFWCAPMVSPKGYSINGNVKKEKLIEVIRLLKFLLAPKQQMEITTKLNTMPTLIELYEDPFFKNNEIMVNSQLQIDRGRAMPVVPELRAIWDAMRPSYQAVLGGAKTPEQAAKDMQELAIRKIKEMNE from the coding sequence ATGAGACTTTTAAAAAATATATTATTCCATCTGATATTTATTGGGACAACAGTTTTAATTTATTCCTGTTCAGACGCTGATCAGCGACATAAAATTTTAATATGGCATCAGATGCGGGTGGATGAACGGGAAATTTTAGAATCGCAGCTTGAGCGATTTAGAAAAGAAAATCCTGATCTTCGTGTTGAGCAGCTTTATAAAGAGACCGAAGAACTCCGTTCAGGATTTATCATAGCAGCTATTGCAGGTCAGGGTCCCGATTTGGTTTATGGCCCTTCTGATCAGGTTGGTCCGTTTCAAGTGATGGATATTATTTTACCACTCGACACTTTATTTGAACGGGAGTGGCTCGATAAATTTAATCCGAAAGCGTTAACACATTACAAAGGCGGACTTTATCAGATTGCCGATAAGCTTGGCAATCACCTTACGCTTGTTTACAACAAAGCTTTGGTAACCTTACCTCCAAAAACTGATGTTGAGTTGATTGATCTGGCAAAAAAGATTATGGTATTCGATAAAACCGGCAAGCCCGAACGTTATGGTTTAGTGTGGAATTATACCGAACCATTTTTTTTCGTCCCATTCTTAAGCGGATTCGGCGGGTGGGTGATGGATGAGAATGGAAATCCGACTTTAAATACGCAAGCCAATATCGATGCACTCAATTTTATTAAAGATTTACGCGACAAACACAAAATAATTCCTAATGAAGCCGACTACAATATTGCGGATCTTTTATTTAAGGATGGAAAAGCCGGAATGATTATTAACGGCGATTGGTCGTGGGCAAGCTACGCAAAAGCGGGTATTAATATCGGAATTTCGCCTCTTCCAAAAATAACTAAAACTGGTTTTTGGTGCGCGCCGATGGTTTCGCCGAAGGGTTATTCGATTAATGGAAATGTTAAAAAAGAAAAATTGATTGAAGTTATTAGGTTATTAAAATTTTTACTTGCCCCTAAACAACAAATGGAAATAACCACAAAGCTTAACACGATGCCTACATTAATTGAATTGTATGAAGATCCATTTTTCAAAAATAATGAAATAATGGTGAACTCGCAGTTACAGATTGACCGCGGCAGGGCGATGCCGGTTGTTCCTGAACTTCGTGCTATCTGGGATGCTATGCGTCCGAGTTATCAGGCAGTTTTAGGTGGCGCAAAAACTCCTGAACAAGCGGCTAAGGATATGCAAGAGTTAGCAATCAGAAAAATTAAAGAAATGAATGAATGA
- a CDS encoding HDIG domain-containing protein, with translation MAAFLPKNTISLVKPTKQQRPTLKLVLKISIGLLLLFIISLMFPSTASIEITYKVGSVWSENDLISPFSFPILKDQKQYDAEVEEAKSKVYKVFILDKQIAVAQLAHFKSILSDLKAFINIQQQSKIQFSENDSVQLKEIYSRYSNLLTEYNLKILERNFNWVEIENVLSAQLKEVFDRGVLDHKYKSIANNYIALRKGTVEVILPATNYYDLDSALQKIDNNIFEKYGENNLSSFLVQLVPLVLKANVIYSSTETDKLIAAAAEMVPRTLGYVAHNERIVSKHERITYETKLKLESLHQAKAEHQAGKTPISESLGVILQVGVILMLYSIYLYLFRKRIFHDNSKLLLISIVILMQVTFAYISTKLDSSVSLQYLIFIPASAMLLTIIFDSRVAYYGTVVMAFLTAGVRGNDYELALASLVAGALAAYTVRDIRQRTQIFRSMVFIFVGYALSITAFGLQRGEIFISILQDYGFALANAIFSPVLTYGLLIFFERSFKITTDLTLVELTDPNHPLLRMLREKTPGTYHHSMMIGNLAEAAADAINANTVLARVGAYYHDIGKTIKPEYFAENEFQKKSKHQKLTPRMSARIIIMHVKEGIETAREYSLPETVIDFIPQHHGTTRISFFFDKALKLAAAGKTRDEVRDEDYRYPGPKPQSKETAIVMLSDIVEAYTRTLSEFTPERLEAAIDDRIKMRFIEGQLDECDLTLRDLKKIKEAFLKILIGTYHQRIKYPEQIVKEEIPEATNNEAENLPDNSKQEGV, from the coding sequence ATGGCTGCATTTTTACCAAAAAATACTATTTCGCTTGTGAAACCGACCAAGCAACAGCGTCCGACACTCAAACTTGTCTTGAAAATTTCGATCGGCTTGCTGCTGCTTTTTATTATTTCCTTGATGTTTCCTTCTACAGCCTCAATCGAAATAACCTACAAGGTTGGTTCTGTATGGTCAGAAAATGACCTCATCTCGCCCTTCTCTTTCCCGATTTTAAAAGATCAAAAACAATATGATGCTGAAGTTGAAGAGGCTAAATCTAAAGTCTATAAAGTTTTTATTTTAGATAAACAGATAGCTGTTGCTCAACTCGCACATTTTAAAAGCATACTCAGTGATCTGAAAGCATTTATAAATATTCAACAGCAATCGAAGATACAGTTCTCTGAGAATGACTCGGTGCAATTGAAAGAGATTTATTCAAGATATTCGAACCTCCTGACTGAATACAATTTAAAAATTCTTGAACGAAATTTTAATTGGGTAGAAATTGAAAATGTGCTATCTGCGCAACTTAAAGAAGTTTTTGACCGTGGCGTGCTCGATCATAAATACAAGTCTATAGCAAACAATTATATTGCACTTCGCAAAGGGACTGTTGAAGTAATACTGCCTGCTACAAATTATTACGACCTCGACAGTGCGTTGCAAAAAATCGATAACAATATTTTTGAAAAGTACGGTGAAAATAATTTATCAAGTTTTTTAGTTCAACTCGTTCCGCTTGTTTTGAAAGCCAATGTAATTTATAGTTCCACAGAAACCGATAAACTGATTGCGGCAGCGGCTGAAATGGTTCCACGCACGTTGGGCTATGTGGCACACAACGAACGAATCGTGAGTAAGCATGAACGAATTACTTACGAGACGAAGTTAAAATTAGAATCGTTGCATCAAGCAAAAGCCGAACATCAAGCAGGTAAAACTCCAATATCCGAAAGCTTGGGTGTTATTTTGCAGGTCGGAGTAATCCTGATGCTTTACTCGATCTACCTTTATCTATTTAGAAAGAGGATTTTTCACGATAACTCTAAACTGCTCTTAATTTCTATTGTAATATTGATGCAGGTAACGTTCGCTTATATTTCAACGAAACTAGATAGCTCGGTTTCTTTACAATATCTGATTTTTATTCCGGCATCAGCAATGCTTTTAACAATTATCTTCGATTCGCGTGTTGCTTATTATGGAACTGTTGTAATGGCATTCTTAACTGCCGGAGTAAGAGGGAACGACTACGAGCTTGCTTTAGCTTCGTTAGTTGCGGGGGCGTTGGCAGCTTATACGGTGCGCGATATCCGGCAGCGAACTCAAATATTCAGATCGATGGTATTTATTTTTGTGGGATATGCTTTATCTATTACTGCATTCGGACTTCAACGCGGCGAAATTTTTATCTCGATTCTCCAGGACTATGGTTTTGCACTTGCAAATGCAATTTTCTCACCAGTTCTTACATACGGATTGTTAATATTTTTCGAAAGATCTTTTAAAATTACAACTGATTTAACGTTGGTTGAGTTGACTGATCCGAACCATCCATTGCTTCGGATGTTACGCGAAAAAACTCCGGGTACATACCATCACAGTATGATGATTGGAAATTTAGCCGAAGCAGCCGCCGATGCTATTAACGCAAACACGGTTCTGGCTCGTGTCGGGGCGTATTATCACGACATTGGAAAAACAATTAAACCTGAATATTTTGCTGAGAATGAGTTTCAAAAAAAGAGCAAGCATCAAAAGTTAACTCCACGAATGAGTGCCAGAATAATAATTATGCACGTGAAGGAAGGAATCGAAACAGCACGCGAATACAGTTTGCCCGAGACAGTTATTGATTTTATACCTCAGCATCACGGAACAACGCGAATTTCGTTTTTTTTCGATAAGGCACTTAAACTTGCAGCAGCCGGAAAAACCAGAGATGAAGTAAGAGATGAAGATTACCGCTATCCCGGTCCGAAGCCACAATCGAAAGAAACTGCTATAGTAATGTTGTCCGACATCGTTGAAGCATACACGCGAACGCTCTCAGAATTTACTCCCGAACGATTGGAGGCAGCGATTGATGATAGAATTAAAATGCGTTTTATTGAAGGTCAACTCGATGAATGCGATTTGACTTTACGCGACCTTAAAAAAATTAAAGAAGCATTCCTTAAAATACTGATAGGCACTTACCATCAACGGATTAAGTATCCTGAACAAATTGTTAAAGAAGAAATTCCGGAAGCAACAAATAACGAAGCCGAAAACTTACCGGATAATAGTAAGCAAGAAGGAGTGTAG
- the xerD gene encoding site-specific tyrosine recombinase XerD, with the protein MQEHLRSYIHFLSLEKNSSDNTIASYKHNIGRYIHFLESKKIVSPESITEEILSSYLKSLSKLLLSARSISQNISAIRGFHKFLIGDEITKNNPAHDLTTPKLPKNLPEVLTLPEVEVILAKPDTTQPLGTRDRAILETLYATGMRVSELLILKQSDINTEFGVVRVFGKGSKERLIPIGRSALEWIKKYKKNVRINLMNVQKRLQHKSSDVLFLNAHGRQMTRMAVWNIVDRYTREARIEKPVHPHTFRHSFATHLLEGGADLRAVQEMLGHSDISTTEIYTHIDKEYLKEVHKTFHPRE; encoded by the coding sequence TTGCAGGAACATCTTCGTTCGTATATACATTTTTTAAGCTTGGAGAAAAATTCTTCAGATAATACGATTGCTTCATATAAACACAACATCGGTAGATATATTCATTTTTTAGAATCGAAAAAAATTGTATCCCCCGAAAGCATCACTGAAGAAATACTCAGTAGTTATTTGAAATCGTTATCCAAACTGCTTTTGTCGGCACGCAGTATTTCTCAAAACATATCTGCTATTAGGGGTTTCCATAAATTTCTAATTGGGGACGAAATTACTAAAAACAATCCCGCACACGATTTAACCACACCCAAACTTCCTAAAAATTTGCCCGAAGTTCTGACGTTGCCGGAGGTTGAAGTCATCTTAGCAAAACCTGATACGACTCAGCCATTAGGAACGAGAGACCGTGCAATACTCGAAACATTGTATGCAACGGGTATGCGTGTTTCGGAGTTGCTGATTTTAAAACAGTCCGACATTAATACTGAATTTGGAGTAGTGAGAGTTTTCGGAAAAGGGTCGAAGGAAAGATTAATTCCCATCGGCAGATCGGCTTTGGAGTGGATTAAAAAATACAAAAAGAATGTAAGAATAAATTTGATGAACGTGCAAAAAAGATTACAGCACAAATCGTCGGATGTTTTATTTTTGAATGCACACGGAAGGCAAATGACGCGAATGGCGGTTTGGAACATTGTCGATAGATATACAAGGGAAGCCCGGATTGAAAAGCCGGTGCATCCGCATACTTTTCGGCATTCATTTGCAACTCACTTGCTTGAAGGGGGTGCCGATTTACGTGCCGTTCAGGAAATGTTAGGGCACTCCGATATTTCGACGACTGAAATTTATACACACATCGATAAAGAATATTTGAAAGAAGTTCATAAAACTTTTCATCCGAGAGAATAG
- a CDS encoding alpha-amylase, translating to MKHISNLLLLEEILYEKYLLTKKEKFNYSVPAQWLKHKQAQRKAVKVHPYKFFWDSVRYVMKYKSHKVQTTKRGNWTKDAVIYNLFTRSGTAFNHSRNGSLDLPVNSEGFRETGSFLKALALLPYYQSLRVNTIHLLPITSIGVDGNKGTLGSPYAIKNPYEIDPNLAEPNIGVGAEIEFAAFVEAAHKLGIRVVVEFVFRTMAKDGDWVKDHPEWFYWIKENVEDREPRSTDGTKYGSPIFSKEELEKIFYAVSRHRFDKLVSPHRIYREMFTDVPKKETIHKSGNRYVGILDDGTRVRIPGAFADWPPNDTQPPWGDVTYLKLYQHPDFNYIGYNTVRMYDEHLSEPENINKPLWEKIVGIIPHYQRSFGIDGVMIDMGHALPMDLKHQMIDKAREINPDFAFWDENFSVSNKSVDEGYNAVIGYLWCDQHNTERLKKILYNFSCDGYPIHFFATPESHNTPRAAARLGGIKFSKYAWVINNFIPAIPFIHNGFEIGETFPINTGLGFSAEDLLEYPSHKLPLFSEFAFDWNSKYDFTKFIRQISEIRNKHHKLITNINPKSFVFYQTQHPDLVVLERRNRKRLIFAANGNPEKPVNLDVDLCTKKRGTTDLISGRIFKIEKGKLVLNLKPFECLVLEL from the coding sequence ATGAAACATATCTCAAACCTATTGTTGCTCGAGGAGATACTTTATGAAAAATATCTTCTTACCAAAAAAGAAAAATTTAATTATTCTGTTCCGGCTCAATGGCTAAAGCACAAACAGGCACAACGGAAAGCTGTAAAAGTACATCCATACAAATTTTTCTGGGATTCAGTACGATATGTGATGAAATATAAATCACACAAGGTACAGACTACCAAACGGGGTAATTGGACTAAAGATGCTGTAATTTACAATTTATTCACTCGAAGTGGTACCGCATTCAATCACAGTCGTAATGGAAGCCTCGATTTGCCTGTCAACTCAGAGGGCTTCCGCGAAACCGGATCGTTTCTGAAAGCACTTGCACTTTTACCTTATTATCAATCGTTAAGAGTGAATACTATTCATCTCCTTCCTATTACTTCGATTGGAGTTGATGGCAATAAAGGAACGCTCGGCTCGCCTTATGCAATAAAAAATCCGTATGAAATCGATCCTAACCTTGCCGAACCAAATATCGGAGTTGGGGCTGAAATTGAATTTGCTGCATTTGTCGAGGCGGCGCACAAACTTGGAATACGGGTAGTGGTCGAGTTTGTTTTTAGAACGATGGCGAAAGATGGTGATTGGGTTAAAGATCATCCGGAATGGTTTTACTGGATAAAAGAGAATGTAGAAGATCGCGAACCCCGCTCAACCGACGGAACAAAATACGGTTCACCAATTTTTTCAAAAGAAGAATTAGAAAAAATATTTTACGCAGTCAGTCGGCATAGGTTCGATAAACTTGTTTCTCCGCATCGGATATATCGGGAGATGTTTACTGATGTACCGAAGAAAGAAACGATTCATAAATCAGGAAACAGGTACGTAGGAATTTTAGACGATGGAACACGGGTTCGAATTCCGGGTGCATTCGCAGATTGGCCCCCCAACGATACACAGCCGCCTTGGGGCGATGTTACTTACTTAAAATTATATCAGCATCCGGATTTCAACTATATCGGTTACAACACTGTGCGGATGTATGACGAACATTTATCGGAACCTGAAAATATTAACAAGCCGCTCTGGGAAAAAATCGTCGGAATTATTCCGCATTACCAACGTTCGTTCGGTATCGATGGTGTAATGATTGATATGGGGCATGCTCTTCCGATGGATTTGAAACATCAGATGATCGACAAAGCCCGAGAGATTAATCCTGACTTTGCATTTTGGGATGAGAATTTTTCTGTTTCAAATAAAAGCGTTGATGAAGGATATAATGCTGTTATCGGTTATTTGTGGTGCGATCAACACAATACGGAACGGTTAAAAAAGATATTATATAATTTTTCGTGCGATGGTTATCCGATACATTTTTTTGCTACACCCGAAAGTCATAATACTCCGCGGGCAGCAGCGCGGCTCGGTGGAATTAAATTCTCGAAATATGCCTGGGTGATAAATAATTTCATTCCTGCCATTCCTTTCATCCATAATGGTTTTGAGATTGGCGAGACATTTCCGATTAATACAGGTCTTGGTTTTTCGGCTGAAGACTTACTTGAATATCCTTCGCACAAGCTGCCTCTATTTAGTGAGTTTGCGTTCGATTGGAATTCTAAATATGATTTTACTAAATTTATACGACAAATATCTGAAATTCGAAATAAACATCATAAGCTGATTACAAACATAAATCCAAAAAGTTTTGTATTTTATCAGACGCAACACCCGGATTTAGTAGTACTCGAACGCAGGAATCGGAAGCGACTTATTTTTGCCGCTAACGGTAATCCCGAAAAACCTGTGAATCTTGATGTCGATTTATGCACAAAAAAGCGTGGAACAACCGATTTGATTTCCGGCAGAATTTTTAAAATAGAAAAAGGAAAATTAGTATTGAACTTAAAACCGTTCGAGTGTTTAGTTTTAGAATTATGA
- a CDS encoding sugar ABC transporter permease, with the protein MNKLSRNIFIAFFVGPTILILLAVVFYPFIYNLIISFSNMNLRHIKDWELIGLVQYIKVFTDPTEPTFFNVFLKTIIWTFTNVFFHVVIGVFLALLLNQHIRGKSVYRTLLILPWAIPQYIVALTWRGMFNYEYGSINLIITKYLSLPAVEWLKSPTEAFLACILTNIWLGFPFMMVVALGALQSIPHELYEAADIDGASWFQKLRNITLPLIRPVMIPAITLGIVWTFNNLNIIWLVSNGGEPSDQTHILISFVYKAAFNLYRYGYAAALSFVIFVILLFISLTFMKRTKATESAY; encoded by the coding sequence ATGAATAAACTATCCCGAAATATTTTCATCGCATTTTTTGTCGGTCCAACAATTCTGATATTACTCGCCGTTGTATTCTATCCATTTATTTACAACCTGATAATTTCATTTTCGAATATGAACCTTCGGCATATTAAGGATTGGGAACTGATCGGTTTAGTGCAGTATATAAAAGTATTTACAGATCCCACGGAGCCGACTTTCTTCAATGTATTTTTAAAAACAATCATCTGGACTTTTACGAACGTCTTCTTCCATGTTGTAATTGGAGTTTTTCTTGCATTACTTTTAAATCAGCATATACGCGGTAAATCGGTTTATCGGACACTTTTAATTTTACCCTGGGCAATACCCCAATACATCGTTGCATTAACCTGGCGCGGAATGTTTAATTACGAGTACGGGTCAATAAATCTAATCATCACAAAATATCTCTCTCTCCCGGCTGTTGAGTGGCTTAAAAGTCCTACCGAGGCGTTCCTCGCTTGTATTCTCACAAATATATGGCTTGGTTTTCCGTTTATGATGGTAGTAGCTTTGGGGGCACTGCAAAGTATTCCGCATGAACTTTACGAAGCAGCCGACATCGACGGCGCTTCGTGGTTTCAAAAACTCAGAAATATTACACTTCCGCTGATACGTCCGGTTATGATTCCGGCAATAACGCTCGGAATAGTTTGGACTTTCAACAACTTGAATATCATTTGGCTTGTAAGCAACGGCGGCGAACCATCCGACCAAACTCATATACTTATATCATTCGTTTACAAAGCTGCTTTCAATTTATACAGATACGGATATGCTGCCGCGCTTTCGTTTGTGATTTTTGTAATCCTCCTTTTTATTAGTCTAACTTTTATGAAACGAACTAAAGCCACCGAGAGCGCCTATTGA